One genomic region from Amphiprion ocellaris isolate individual 3 ecotype Okinawa chromosome 20, ASM2253959v1, whole genome shotgun sequence encodes:
- the LOC129347735 gene encoding E3 SUMO-protein ligase ZBED1-like, giving the protein MIATDFQPFSIVEDTGFKKYSQALNPSYILPSRKTLVKKVTDMYDRETASLKRRVSKVPAVCLTTDCWTSRTTESYMSVTCHFIEDFRVASCVLDCFEFSEQHTADNIAQPLLSVAAEWGVDKKVVCFLTDNASNVTKAIQTIGWMHLPCLAHTINLVVRDALKAPKPIIDKVKEAVEYFHRSTVGAQKLKETQLQMNMEELRPKQDCPTRWNSTYYMLKSFIASKNAIISTLAVTNAPVRHLSQEEWTTVQELCTILQPFEEVTVELSAESYLTASKVIVLARGLQRATSDFRRNTTTAAAQGVIDSLCASMSTRFHKIHANHILADTAALDPRFKRMAFPDGRTADETFQRLSTAAARISSGTPIQQQPAVEGLEGAGSGAGSIVWSYFHEEVAGTVEARNPTADAVMEVRAYLEEPLLPTHEDPLKWWESRAPVYPRLSKLMARKLCVVATSVPSERIFSKTGQIISERRSRLKPKMVRALVFLNADLPKDKRERQKKP; this is encoded by the exons ATGATAGCCACTGACTTCCAGCCTTTCTCAATAGTGGAGGACACAGGattcaaaaaatattcacaggCGCTCAACCCCTCCTACATTCTTCCAAGTAGGAAGACACTTGTCAAGAAGGTCACAGATATGTATGACAGGGAGACAGCATCTTTGAAGAGAAGGGTGTCAAAAGTACCAGCTGTCTGTTTAACCACAGACTGTTGGACTTCAAGAACGACAGAATCATATATGTCTGTAACCTGTCATTTTATTGAGGATTTCCGTGTGGCTTCCTGCGTCCTGGACTGTTTTGAATTCAGTGAGCAGCACACAGCAGATAACATTGCACAACCGCTACTTAGTGTTGCAGCAGAGTGGGGGGTGGACAAGAAAGTAGTGTGCTTCCTAACCGATAATGCGTCAAATGTTACAAAGGCAATACAAACCATTGGATGGATGCACCTACCATGCCTGGCCCATACCATTAACCTGGTGGTCAGAGATGCCCTGAAAGCTCCAAAGCCCATCATTGATAAGGTCAAAGAGGCAGTGGAATACTTTCACAGAAGCACTGTGGGGGCACAAAAACTGAAGGAGACTCAACTACAAATGAATATGGAGGAGCTCCGACCCAAACAGGATTGCCCTACAAGATGGAATTCCACCTACTACATGTTGAAAAGCTTTATTGCCAGTAAAAATGCCATAATCTCCACCCTGGCCGTCACCAATGCACCTGTCCGCCACCTGTCCCAGGAGGAATGGACCACAGTGCAAGAATTGTGCACAATCTTGCAACCATTTGAGGAAGTCACTGTGGAACTCAGTGCAGAAAG cTACTTGACAGCCTCGAAGGTCATAGTGCTGGCCAGGGGACTTCAAAGAGCCACCAGTGATTTCCGGCGAAACACTACAACAGCAGCAGCGCAAGGTGTGATCGACAGTCTGTGTGCAAGTATGTCAACGCGATTCCACAAGATTCATGCCAACCACATACTAGCAGATACTGCTGCACTTGACCCTCGTTTTAAGAGGATGGCCTTCCCTGATGGCAGAACAGCAGATGAGACGTTTCAAAGGCTGTCAACTGCAGCAGCAAGAATAAGCAGTGGCACACCCATCCAGCAGCAACCAGCTGTGGAAGGACTGGAAGGAGCAGGCAGTGGTGCTGGATCAATAGTCTGGAGCTATTTCCATGAGGAA GTGGCTGGAACAGTGGAAGCCAGGAATCCCACCGCCGATGCTGTCATGGAGGTGCGAGCCTACCTGGAGGAGCCTCTTCTTCCAACACATGAGGATCCCCTCAAGTGGTGGGAGAGTCGAGCCCCTGTTTACCCCAGGCTTAGCAAGCTGATGGCCAGGAAGCTTTGTGTTGTGGCGACATCAGTTCCCTCTGAGAGAATATTCTCGAAAACTGGCCAGATAATCTCAGAGAGGAGAAGTCGCCTTAAACCCAAAATGGTCAGAGCTCTTGTCTTCCTTAATGCAGATTTGCCCAAGGacaagagagagaggcagaaaaagCCATAA